Genomic segment of Buchnera aphidicola (Aphis fabae):
ATTAAAATTTTTTTAAAAATTAATTAAAAGAATAACTTACGATACAAATTAAAATTGATAAACTAGTCCAGCACCAATAATATTATCTGTAGAAATTTTGTTTGTTTTAATAAAATCATTTTCTTTTAATAAATTAATTTTATAGTTCATATAAGTTGAAATATTTTTATTAAATTCATAACGAGTCGAAATATTAATTTGTTTTGCTAAACCTAATTCACTTTTTTCAGAACCATTAATATTGTAGCCTTTAGACTCTAAATAGCTTAAAGAAGGACGAAATCCAGATTTAAAACTATATTCTGCAATTGCTTCAATATTTTGTGTTTCATTTATATAACTATTACTATGAACATTATGAGGTGTTAAATTTCTTGCAGCACCGTAAAAAGCAGCAATATATACATTGTTAGCATCATATTTAAAACCTAATCCATATGCACTTACAGATTCATTTTTTAAATTTTTGTCTACTGTAGATTGAGGTCTTTTAGATGTAAAACAAGAACCAATTGCAGTCAATCCTGAATGACTGTCATATTTTAAGGATGCACCCCAGCCTGAATTATTTTTTTGATTTGCACTTCTGTTTTTAGTTTCATCTTGATATTGCAATGCAAAACTAACTCCATTAACTAAACCAAAAATATTATCATTTCTATAAGTAAGTAAACTACTATTTCTACTTACCATATAATTATCATTATATGCAAAAACACTGTCATTTTTAATATATGGAGAATAATTAATTAAAGATTCTACATCATGAATAACACCATAATTTCTACCATAATCTATAGATCCTAAATTACCATATTTCAAACCAGCATATCCTAAACGTATAGTACTAGATTGTTGTTTATTCATTAAGTCTTCAGGCATAAAAAAATCAGTTTTATATTCTATTTTTGCATAACTAGAAAGTTTATTAGTAATATTAACTTTTCCGGATAATCCTAAAATACCATTTGTATTATCTTCTTTCGAAGTAATTTTAGTAGATAAAAATTGATTAGAAAAATCATGATTAGGATTTATACTGCCATATAATTCTAATTTATTACCATTTTTATTAAAAATTTCTGCAGCTGTAACTGCACTGCTAGTCGCAAATAATATTGGTATTAACATTGATAAAGATTTTTTTTTGTTCATAATTTTTAAATTACCTTATTAGTAAATTTAATATAAATCAAACAATTATAAAAATAATTTGATATAAAAAATTTATTTAAAAATGAGAGCTTTTAACAGTACGAGGAAATGGAATAATATCTCTTACATTAGAAACTCCAGTAATATAAGAAATAAATCGCTCAAAACCCATTCCGAAACCTGAATGTTGAACAGTACCATAACGTCTAAGATCTCGATACCACCAATATTCTTCTTTTTTTAAACCTAACTCAGATAAACGTAAATCTAATATAGAAATACGTTCTTCACGTTGAGAACCACCTATTAATTCACCCACACCTGGAACTAAAATATCCATTGCTGCAACAGTTTTTTCATCATTATTTAATCTCATATAAAACGCTTTTAATTCTTTAGGATAATCAGTAATTATTACAGGTCTTTTAAAGTGTTTCTCAACAAGATAACGTTCATGTTCAGAACTTAAATCTATTCCTGGGACAATATTTTTATCAAATTTATTTCGAGAATTAATTAAAATATTTATAGCATCAATATACTTTATACGTATAAAATCTAATAACAAAAACTTTTTAAGACGATTAATTATATCACTATCAATATAATTTTTAAGAAATTTAATATCTTCAATACAATTTTTTAAAACATCTTTACAAACATATTTTAGCATTTCTTCTGCAAATTTAGATATTTCATTTAAATTTACAAAAGATGACTCAACTTCTAACATCCAAAATTCCGCTAAATGACGAATGGTATTTGAATTTTCAGCTCTAAAAGTTGGTCCAAAAGTATATACTTTAGATACAGAACAAGCATATGTTTCTAAATTAAGTTGTCCCGAAACAGTTAAAAAAGATTCTTTTCCAAAAAAATCTTTTTTAAAATCAACGGAACCATTATCTTTTTTAGGAATATCTTTCATATTTAATGTTGAAACATTAAACATTTCTCCAGCACCTTCTGCATTAAAACCAGTAATAATAGGTGTTGGAATCCAATAGTAACCTTTTTTATGTAAAAATTTATGTAATGATTGAAATACATAATTTCTTATCCTTACTATCACCCCAATTAAATTTGTTCTTCCACGTAAATGTGCTACTTCTCGCAAATATTCTAGACTATGTTTTTTCGCAGAAATTGGATAAGTATCTGGATTTTCAACCCATCCTAACACCTGAACTTCTATTGCTTGAATCTCATATTTTTGTTTTTCACCTAAAGATAAAATAAGCTTACCTTTAATTAATACAGAACATCCAATAGTTAAACGAAGTATTTCTTTATCATAATTGTATAAAGTATTATTAGCAATAACTTGTATTGAATGAAAACATGAACCATCATATACTGTAATAAAAGAAAACCCAGATTTTGAACTTCTACGATTTCGAACCCATCCATATACAGTAATTGAACTATTTAAGATAATATCATTTTGATATATTTTCGATATTGATACTGTATTCATAATTTTTTCCCTTATACCTTATTTCTTAAAGAATAGCTATAGAAATAAGTTTTATCAAAATTACCAATCTTATTTTATATTTTTTAAAGGTAAATTAAATGCTTTAAATAAAGATTTCATAAATTCTTTATCTAAACAAAATGTTTTACCAGGACTATCCGATATTTTTGCCACTGGTTTTCCATTACATTTAACTAATTTAATTACAATATTGAGTGGTTTCACATTGGGAATATCACAAGTTAATTTTGTTCCAATACCAAATATAACATTAATTCTCTTATTAAATTTTTTATATAAAGTTATAATTTTCTTAAAATTTAAATTATCTGAAAATAATAATGTTTTAGTAGAAGGATCAATTCCTAAATGTTGGTAATGTTTTAAAGCTTTTTCAGCCCATTGTATTGGATCACCTGAATCATGTCTGATACCTTGATATGATTTAGATAAAGATAAATCAAAATCACGCAAGAATGCATCCATTGTAATACAATCTGTTAGCGCAATGCCTAAATGCCTATTATATTGACATAACCATATTTTCAAAGCTAAAGATTGACTATATTTTAAATTAGAACTAATTTGTTGGTGCGCTTGAAACCATTCATGTGCCTGGGTTCCTACTGGAGATAATTTTAAAATACGAGAAATATGATAATTACTTGAACCAACTAAAAAAGGAAATCGTTTTTTTAAGCTTTTAATAATAGAATATTGTACATCATATGAAAATCTGCGTCTTGTTCCAAAATCAATGATTTTTAAACGAGATAAATCTAAATTTTTAGTATAATTAAAAAATTTTTTTAACTTTAAGTTTAAATAATCTACTGCAATATTTGGAGTAATATCAGGATAATGGTTTTTATGAAAAATTTCGCTAATTAATGATAAAATAGGAACTTCCCATAAAATTACCTCGTGCCATGGGCCAGTAATTCGAATATGTAATTGACCATAATAATTATTTACTTCTACTTGTGTTATATTATAACGAAAATTTTTTAACCAATATAAATATTCTTTTTTAAAGAATGGAAAAGAATTCATATATAGATATTCTTCATGACTCAAAGATAAAGATGCCATCATATTAATTTGATCTAATAAAATATGTGAATAAATTCCTAAAAAATTAGCACCTCTACAAATAAACTCTGCAACAACATTAACATTTTTATAACAAAAAAATACAGCTTGCTGCATATGAAGTTTATATGCATCAGTATCTAGCAATGTTTTTACTATTGGATAATTATATTTCTTCATAATGTATCTATTTTTATTCTACTTTTTTATATTAATGATCATTACTATACGATTTTATATATAAAATTATCTATAAAATTTATATAAAAATATAACATAAATAAAAAAGTTATCAATTTTTGAAAAAAATATATATTTATTATAACTGAATAATAATGTTAAATTTTTAATGTTTATTAAAATTATAACAAAACAATTATATTTTTTTACATATCAATGAAAAAATAGTTTTAAAATACATATTTTATTTTAAAATTAAAAAGGAATTATAATGTTTTACTATTTTGTACGTAAACTTTTGTTTTTAATAGAGCCTGAAAAATCACATACACTGACATTAAAATGTCTTAATTCTAAATATATTCAGATACTAATAGATATGTTTTTAAAACCTATTCCATCAAGACCAATTAAATGTATGGGATTAACATTTCCCAATAAAGTTGGTTTAGCTGCTGGAATGGATAAAAATGGAGAGTATATAGATTTTTTTTCTAAATTAGGATTTGGTTTTATTGAATTAGGTACAGTCACTCCATTACCTCAAGTAGGAAATCCAAAACCAAGAATATTTAGAATGCTTTCAGAAGAAGCAATTGTTAACAAAATGGGATTTAATAACCTTGGTATAGAAAATCTTATTAATAATATTAAAAAATCAAAATTTAAAGGTATAATTGGAGTAAATATAGGAAAAAATAAAAATACTTCTATTGAAAATGCAATAAATGATTATTTAATATGTATAGAAAAAATATATTGTTATACTGATTATATTGCTATTAATATTTCTTCTCCTAATACAAAAAATTTAAGAAATTTACAATTCGGAGTATTATTTAAAAATTTACTAAAGAAAACAAAAAGAAAACAAAAAGAAATGCATATAAAACATTCAAAATATGTGCCAATAGCGATTAAAATTTCACCAGACTTATCAAGAAATGAGATAATTTATATCTCACAGCAATTAATTAAATTTAAAATAGATGCAGTGATCGCAACTAATACCACTTTAGACCATTCATTAATACATAAAATAAAAAACAGTCAAATTAAAGGAGGGTTAAGTGGTTTGCCTTTGCAAAGAAAAAGTAATGATATAGTTTCAATATTATACAAACAACTTAAAAAAAACATTCCTATAATTGGCGTAGGAGGAATTAATTCTATAAATTCAGCAAAAGAAAAAATTAAATCAGGAGCTAAATTAATACAAATATATTCTGGACTAATATACCATGGTCCAAAACTTATTAGAAATATAATCAAAAAATTATAAAGTATTTTATTTTTATAAAAATTTTAATTTAAAAATAAACACGATAAATTATTTTAAAATAAAATATTTAAAAAAATTATATTTTTTAAAAAAATAATTTTATACTATAAGATATATAAAATGAATTATTTATATGCTAGTACAAATTTAGGATGTGAAAAATTATTAGAAAGTGAACTCATTTTTTTAGGAGCAAAAAACTTAAATATAACTAAAGGAGGTATTTATTATGAAGCTGAAGATGTATTACTATATAAAAGTTTAATATGGAGTCGAATTGCTTCAAGAATTTTTATATGCATTAAAAAATTTATTATTAAAAATAATAATGATCTATATATTCACACTTACCAAATTAATTGGGATAAAATTTTATATTTAAATAAAACTTTTTTAGTAAAATTTAAAGGAAATAATAATATTATTCGAAATAGTTTATTTGGAGCATTAACTATAAAAGATGCGATTGTTGATCAATTTTACAAACAATATTCTATGCGTCCTAATATTAATCTTATTACTCCTGATATTCGAATTCAAGCAATATTAAACCACAACACAATAGATATTATGTTAGATTTAAGTGGTCAGTCTTTAAATAAAAGAGGATACCGAAAATTTTCTAATACTACACCAATTAAAGAAAACTTAAGCGCAGCAATTGTATTAAGTTCTGCATGGATAAAAAACAGTCCTTTAATCGATCCAATGTGTGGGTCAGGAACATTATTGATTGAAGCTGCAATGATTTATTCTGATAGGGCACCAGGACTAAAAAGAACAAGATGGGGTTTTCAATCTTGGAAAGGATATAATAAATTTTTATGGAATACAGTTCTTAATGAAGCAAATAAAAAATTTGAAACTAAAATAAAAGAATGTAAAAAAAATTTATTTATAGGATATGACTGTAATAATAAGATTATAGAACAAGCTAAAGAAAATGCATTTAATGCAAATGTATTAGATATTATTCAATTTTCAACATCTAATTTAAATGATCTTAATAATCCATATAAAGAAAAAGAAATTGGAACGTTATTAATCAATCCGCCATATGGAGAAAGAGAAAATACTGAAAACGCTTTAGTATCGTTATATATTCACATGGGATATATATTTAAAAAATATTTTGAAAATTGGAAATTATCAATTTTTACTGCATCAGAATTTTTATCAAATTTTTTACAAATGCAAGCTTATGAAAAATTATTTTTTAAAAATGGTCCATTAAACTGTTTTTTAAAAAATTATAAAATATTTTCAGAAATACTGAATCAAAAAAATACAGAATATGAAAATAGATTAAAAAAAAATATTCAAAAATTAAAAAAATGGAATGATTTTAAAAAAATAGAATGTTTTCGTATATATGATAGAGATATACCTAATTATAATATTGTTGTAGATGTTTATAAAAAATGGTTAATCATTCAAGAATATGAATCACCAAAAATAATAAATACACATTATGCTTATAAAAGATTATGCCATGCAATTTATTACACTAAAGAAATACTATCTATTCCAATAGATAACATAGTATTTAAAATCAGAAAAAAACAAAAAAATAAATCACAATATCAAAAACTTTTTAATAGCAATAAATTTTTTATAGTTCAAGAATATTATGCAAAATTATTAATAAATTTAACTGATTATTTAGACACTGGATTATTTTTAGAACATCGACGTATAAGAAAACTTATTAATACAATGTCTTATGGAAAAGATTTTTTAAATTTATTTGCATATACTGGCAGCGCTAGTGTTTATGCTGGATTGGGAGGTGCTAAAACTACAACAACTATAGATATATCTAAAACATATATACAATGGTCAATAAAAAATATGTCAATTAACAATTTAATTGGAAAACAACATTCTTTTATTCAATCAAATTGTTTAGAGTGGATTAAATCAAATTATCAAACATTTGATCTAATATTTCTTAATCCACCTACTTTTTCAAATTCTAAAAAAATGAAAAAAATTTTTGAATTAAAAAAAGATTATCTTGATTTAATAAACAGTTTAAAAAAAAATTTAAGAAAAAATGGTTATATTATTTTTTCAAGTTCTACAAATAATTTTCAAATTAATTTTGATGAAGTTAATAAAATGCAATTATATGTTAAAAACATTACCCATTTAGTACAATCAAAAGATTTTTTAAATAAAAAATATTATTCTTGGTTAATAAAACATATATAGTAAATTTTACATGAGAAAACTATGAATTTAATTAGCATTAAAGATGCTTCATTATCATTTAGCAATTTAGAAATACTAAAAAATGCTTCTTTTTATATAAACAAAAACGAACGCATTTGTTTGACTGGTAAAAATGGAGCTGGAAAATCAACGTTATTAAAAATAATTAATAAAACACAAGACTTAGATAAAGGTGTTATTTCATATAGAAAAAATATTAAAACTTCGTATTTAGCACAAGAAAATTTAAATTATTTAAATATTTCTATTTTTGAATTTATTAAAAAAAAGTTTAAAAAAATTAATACTAATGAAATTATAAAAATAGAAAAAATAATTGACATATTAAAATTAAATAAAAATACCTTACTTTCAGAAGTATCTGGTGGATTTTTAAGAAAAATTGCATTAAGCGCAACTTTAGTAGATGAACCTGATATATTATTACTTGATGAACCTACTAATCATTTAGATATGAATACAATTAAATGGTTAGAAAATTTTTTAAAAAAATTTTCTGGTAGTATTGTTTTTATATCACATGATAGATGGTTCATTGAAAAGGTTTGTACAAGAATTATTGATCTTGATAGAGGTAAATTAATATCTTTCCCAGGGGATTATAAAAAATTTATTAAATTAAAATATCAAAATAATTCTATTGAAAAAGTTAAAAAAAAATTATTTGATCAAAAATTGGAAAAAGAAGAAATTTGGATTAAAAAAGGAATTAAAGCACGTACTACAAGAAATGAAGGTAGAGTAAGAAATTTAGAAATATTAAGAAAAGAGAATAAAAATTATAAAAAAGTAGAAAAATTTAATAATATTACAATTAATGAAATTAAAGATTATTCTGGAAAAATAGCTTTTAAGTTAAAAAATATAAATTTTTGTATAAAAAACAAAACTATTATTCAAAATTTTTCTTCAATAATACAGCATGGTGATAAAATAGGATTAATCGGTAAAAATGGTTCTGGTAAAAGTACTATGATTAAAATACTAATAGGAGAAAATCAAGTTCAAACAGGAGATTTTTATTCAGGAAAACAACTAAAGATAGCATATTTTGATCAAAATCGATCTATTTTAAATTCTAACAAATCTATTTTAGATAATATTAACGAAGGTAAAGATAAAATATTAATTAATGGAAAAGAACAACATTTAGTAGGATATTTAAAAAAATTCTTATTTAAACCATATGATCTTGCAAGATTAGTAAAAACTTTATCTGGTGGAGAATGCAATAGATTGCTTTTAGCTAAATTATTTTTAAAAAAAAATAATGTGTTAATTTTTGACGAACCAACAAATGACTTAGATTTAGAAACATTAGAATTATTAGAAAAAATTATTATTCAATATTCCGGAACTGTTTTAATAGTAAGTCATGATAGACATTTTATTCAAAATACAGTAAATAAATATTGGCTATTTAAAGGAAATGGATTAATTACTACACATTTAGGTGCATATAAAGAACCAACAGAAAAAGAAATTAAAAAAAACAAAAATAAAAAAAATATATACACTTTAAATAAAAAATTAAACTTATCAAATCAAAATCAACTAAAAAAAGAAATAAAAAAAATATTAAATCAAATTGAAAATATAGAAAAAAATATTAAAATTTTACAAGATGAAATCAATAAACCTGAATTTTTTAAAAAAAATATTATTAATCAATTACCTATATTAAAAAAATTAAATTTAGAAGAAAAAAAACTAGAAAAACAATTAATATGTTGGGAAAATTTAGAAAAATATAAATAAAAACTTAAACAATTAATTGAAAATTTAATGTGCTCTTTACTTTTATAGAAATTATATAGATTTCATACAATTTAAAGAACAGCAATGTTTAAAATTAATTGCACAATTACCACATTGAATAAATAATAAATGACATAAATTAAAAGCACAATTTACATAATTATCTGAAGGTTGACGACATTGATTACAAACAGACATGATATCTTTTGATATTTTTTCGCTCATACGATTATCAAATACAAAATTACTACCCTTAAATAAAATAGGTAATCTTTTTTTCTTTGCTTCATTTACATATCCAATTATTCCACCTTCTATATGATAAATATTCTTAAAACCATTAAAAATCATCCAAGATGTTGCTTTTTCACAACGAATTCCACCTGTACAATACATTACTATATTTTTCTTTTTATCATAGTTCATAACTTTTATTACGTTTTTTAATTGTTCTCGAAAAGTTTTACTCTTAATTTCTACAGCATTAGGAAAGTGACCTATTTTATATTCATAAGAATTTCTCATGTCAACAAATATTGTATCTTTATTATTTAACATTAAATTAACTTGTTCTGCATTAATATATTTTCCAACATTTTTAAATTTAAATAAAGGATCTTTAATTCCATCATTAACAATATATTTTTTAAGTTTTACAGAAAGTATCCAAAATGCATTTGTATTGTTAATATTAAATGTTTTATTAATTCGTAAACCATTTAATACTGGATTAAATTGATATAAAAATTTTTTAAATACTGAATACATATTAACAGGAATACTAATTTGAGCATTTATTCCTTCATGAGATATATATACTCTACCTAATATATTATATTCAAAAAAATTTTTATAAATTTCATCTCTAAAATTTTTAGGTTCTTTAATATAAAAATACTTGTAAAAAGAAAGAATTAAACGAGGTTTTCTATTTAAAAGTATATGATTTTTTAATTCTTTTTTAGAAATACAATTATGTAAAATCGACATGATAAACTCACACTATTTTAAAAATAAATATGGTACTCAATTATTATTAATTTTCATTAAATGCATTATTAAAAATTTCTATTTGATGAGATAATTTTAAATATATTTCATTTAAATCTTTTAGTTTTTCTTTTTCTTTTGTTATAATATGTTTAGGTGCATAATGTAAAAAATCTTTATTTAAAGTTTTTTCTTCTATATATGATATTTTTAATTTTATGTTCTTTATTTCTTTATTTAATCTTTTTAATTCAATTTTTTTATCTATTACTTTAAGTAAAGGAATTAAAATTTCTACTCCGTCAATTATTTTTTTTATAGACAACAAAGGCTCCTTATATTCTTTAGATACAATTTCAATTTTATCTAAATGAGCTATATTTCGTAATAACAATAAATTTTTTTGAATAATTTTTTCTTGATCAAAAGAAATATTTTTTAAGAACAATGATAAAAGTTTTTTAGAACTAATATTCATTTCAGCTCTAATATTTCTTAAAAAAATTATTATTTTTTTAATCCAGCTCATATGAAATAAAATATTTTCATTAAAAAATGAATTATTATATTTTGGAAAAGGCTGAAGCATAATGGTTTTTTCTTTAATATTTTTAATTTTTTTTATACGTTGCCAAATACTTTCAGTAATAAAAGGAATAATTGGATGTAATAATTTTAAAAGTTTTTCCAAAACGTAAATCAAAATATTTTTAGTCGCATGTATATCTTGAGACGAACCAAATTTTATAATTAATTTAGCAAATTCTAAATACCAATCACAAAAATTATTCCAAGTAAAATCATATAAAATATTCGCTGCAATATCAAACCGATAGTTATCTAATGAATTTCTATATGATTTTACTATGTTATTAAACTCTATTAAAATCCATTTATTTATAAATAACATGTTATTATTGATTTTAAAATGAAAAAAAACATGATCTTTTGTATGAATTAAAACAAATCGGCTAGCATTCCAAAGCTTATTACAAAAGTTTCGATATCCTTTCAATCTACTCATATCCCATTTTATATCACGTGTATTAGAAGCTAAAGCACAAAATGTAAAACGTAGTGCATCTGTACCCGTTGGACTAATTCCATTGGGAAATTGATTTATAGTACGTTTTTTAATTTGATCGAATAATTGTGGTTGTAATAAATCACTTGTTCTTTTTTTAATTAAATTATTTAATGAAATACCATCTATCATATCTAAAGGATCAATTACATTTCCTTTTGATTTTGACATTTTTTGACCTTCTTCATCACGTATTAAACCTGTAATATAAACATTTTTAAAAGGAACCTGAGATATACCAAAATTGTCTTTAACAAGATACATAGTTAACATAATCATTCTAGCAATCCAGAAAAAAATAATATCAAAACCACTAACTAATACGTTAGTCGAATGAAAAATTTTTAAAAATTCTGTTTTTTTAGGCCATCCTAATGTAGAGAAAGTCCATAATCCAGAAGAAAACCAAGTATCTAAAACATCTTCATCTTGAATTAATTCTATATTATTTGCTATCTTATATTCTTTTCGTATTTCATTTTCACTATATCCAACATATATATTTTTTTTATGATCATACCAAACTGGAATACGGTGTCCCCACCATAATTGACGTGAAATACACCAGTCTTCGATATTGTTCATCCAAGATAAATACATAGTTTTATATTGTGATGGAATGAAATTAATTCTTTTATCTTTAACTGCAGAAATAGCTAAATTAGCTAATTTTGACGTTTTTAAATACCATTGATTGGTTAACATAGGCTGGATTATAACACCACTTCTATCACCATGAGGTGTAAGAATATCACATTCCTCGACTTTTTCTAGAAGTCCTATTTTTTTTATTTCTTCAATTACTTTTACTCTTGCAGAAATAATATCTAAATTTTGAAATTTACTCGGAACTAATAAATTATATATCTTAGAAGTTCGACCTTTATAATCATAAACATCAAAATGAGTTTTAATTTTTCCATTAAAAGTAAAAACATTAATCATTGGTAACTTATGACGAAATCCAACTTTATAATCATTAAAATCATGTGCTGGTGTAATTTTTACACAACCTGTTCCTTTTTTTATATCAGCATATTGATCTCCAATAATAGGTATAATTCTATTAACTAAAGGACATATAACAAATTGACCGATAAACTTACTATAATTTTTATCTTGTGGATTAACGGCTAAAGCTGTATCTCCTAGCAAAGTTTCAGGCCTAGTTGTAGAAACTATTAAATATTTAATTAGATTGTTATTTTTTTTTTTATCACAAATAATAGGATATCGAATAAACCATTTTTTACTTTTTATTAAACGATGTTCTACTTCTAAATCTGAAATAACTGTTTCTAATTTTGAATCCCAATGTACTAATCTTTTTTTTTGATATATTAAATTATTTTTATAAAAAATAATAAAAGCTTCTTTAACAGAGTTACAAATATCAGGATCTAAAGTAAATTTTTCACGATCCCAATCGACAGAATTACCTAAACGTCGCATTTGTTTTGTAACAATTAAATTATATTTATTTTTCCATGACCATATCTTTTTGATAAAATCATTTCTACTATAATCTTTTTTAGTTTTATGCTCTTCAAGATATATTTGACGTTCAAC
This window contains:
- a CDS encoding ATP-binding cassette domain-containing protein, which translates into the protein MNLISIKDASLSFSNLEILKNASFYINKNERICLTGKNGAGKSTLLKIINKTQDLDKGVISYRKNIKTSYLAQENLNYLNISIFEFIKKKFKKINTNEIIKIEKIIDILKLNKNTLLSEVSGGFLRKIALSATLVDEPDILLLDEPTNHLDMNTIKWLENFLKKFSGSIVFISHDRWFIEKVCTRIIDLDRGKLISFPGDYKKFIKLKYQNNSIEKVKKKLFDQKLEKEEIWIKKGIKARTTRNEGRVRNLEILRKENKNYKKVEKFNNITINEIKDYSGKIAFKLKNINFCIKNKTIIQNFSSIIQHGDKIGLIGKNGSGKSTMIKILIGENQVQTGDFYSGKQLKIAYFDQNRSILNSNKSILDNINEGKDKILINGKEQHLVGYLKKFLFKPYDLARLVKTLSGGECNRLLLAKLFLKKNNVLIFDEPTNDLDLETLELLEKIIIQYSGTVLIVSHDRHFIQNTVNKYWLFKGNGLITTHLGAYKEPTEKEIKKNKNKKNIYTLNKKLNLSNQNQLKKEIKKILNQIENIEKNIKILQDEINKPEFFKKNIINQLPILKKLNLEEKKLEKQLICWENLEKYK
- a CDS encoding rhodanese-related sulfurtransferase, with protein sequence MSILHNCISKKELKNHILLNRKPRLILSFYKYFYIKEPKNFRDEIYKNFFEYNILGRVYISHEGINAQISIPVNMYSVFKKFLYQFNPVLNGLRINKTFNINNTNAFWILSVKLKKYIVNDGIKDPLFKFKNVGKYINAEQVNLMLNNKDTIFVDMRNSYEYKIGHFPNAVEIKSKTFREQLKNVIKVMNYDKKKNIVMYCTGGIRCEKATSWMIFNGFKNIYHIEGGIIGYVNEAKKKRLPILFKGSNFVFDNRMSEKISKDIMSVCNQCRQPSDNYVNCAFNLCHLLFIQCGNCAINFKHCCSLNCMKSI
- a CDS encoding valine--tRNA ligase, which translates into the protein MDKTYNPKDIEEPLYNFWEKNGYFKPNNDSTKTSFCIMMPPPNITGNLHMGHAFQQTIMDILIRYHRMQGKNTLWQVGTDHAGIATQILVERQIYLEEHKTKKDYSRNDFIKKIWSWKNKYNLIVTKQMRRLGNSVDWDREKFTLDPDICNSVKEAFIIFYKNNLIYQKKRLVHWDSKLETVISDLEVEHRLIKSKKWFIRYPIICDKKKNNNLIKYLIVSTTRPETLLGDTALAVNPQDKNYSKFIGQFVICPLVNRIIPIIGDQYADIKKGTGCVKITPAHDFNDYKVGFRHKLPMINVFTFNGKIKTHFDVYDYKGRTSKIYNLLVPSKFQNLDIISARVKVIEEIKKIGLLEKVEECDILTPHGDRSGVIIQPMLTNQWYLKTSKLANLAISAVKDKRINFIPSQYKTMYLSWMNNIEDWCISRQLWWGHRIPVWYDHKKNIYVGYSENEIRKEYKIANNIELIQDEDVLDTWFSSGLWTFSTLGWPKKTEFLKIFHSTNVLVSGFDIIFFWIARMIMLTMYLVKDNFGISQVPFKNVYITGLIRDEEGQKMSKSKGNVIDPLDMIDGISLNNLIKKRTSDLLQPQLFDQIKKRTINQFPNGISPTGTDALRFTFCALASNTRDIKWDMSRLKGYRNFCNKLWNASRFVLIHTKDHVFFHFKINNNMLFINKWILIEFNNIVKSYRNSLDNYRFDIAANILYDFTWNNFCDWYLEFAKLIIKFGSSQDIHATKNILIYVLEKLLKLLHPIIPFITESIWQRIKKIKNIKEKTIMLQPFPKYNNSFFNENILFHMSWIKKIIIFLRNIRAEMNISSKKLLSLFLKNISFDQEKIIQKNLLLLRNIAHLDKIEIVSKEYKEPLLSIKKIIDGVEILIPLLKVIDKKIELKRLNKEIKNIKLKISYIEEKTLNKDFLHYAPKHIITKEKEKLKDLNEIYLKLSHQIEIFNNAFNEN